The proteins below are encoded in one region of Ciconia boyciana chromosome 31, ASM3463844v1, whole genome shotgun sequence:
- the SMARCA4 gene encoding transcription activator BRG1 isoform X6 — MSTPDPPMGGTPRPGPSPGPGPSPGAMLGPSPGPSPGSAHSMMGPSPGPPSAGHPLPPQGPGGYAQDNMHQMHKPMDSMHEKGITDDPRYSQMKGMGMRPGGHAGMGPPPSPMDQHSQGYPSPLGGSEHASSPVPANGPSSGPQMSSGPGGVPLDGTDPQALGQQNRGPTPFNQNQLHQLRAQIMAYKMLARGQPLPDHLQMAVQGKRPMPGMQQQMPTLPPPSVSGTGPVQGPVQGPGPGPTPPNYNRPHGIGGPNMPPPGPSGVPPGMPGQPPGGPPKPWPEGPMANAAAPTSTPQKLIPPQPTGRPSPAPPAVPPAASPVMPPQTQSPGQPAQPAPMVQLHQKQNRITPIQKPRGLDPVEILQEREYRLQARIAHRIQELENLPGSLAGDLRTKATIELKALRLLNFQRQLRQEVVVCMRRDTALETALNAKAYKRSKRQSLREARITEKLEKQQKIEQERKRRQKHQEYLNSILQHAKDFKEYHRSVTGKIQKLTKAVATYHANTEREQKKENERIEKERMRRLMAEDEEGYRKLIDQKKDKRLAYLLQQTDEYVANLTELVRQHKAAQVAKEKKKKKKKKKAENAEGQTPAIGPDGEPLDETSQMSDLPVKVIHVESGKILTGTDAPKAGQLEAWLEMNPGYEVAPRSDSEESGSEEEEEEEEEEQPQPAQPALPVEEKKKIPDPDSDDVSEVDARHIIENAKQDVDDEYGVSQALARGLQSYYAVAHAVTERVDKQSTLMVNGVLKQYQIKGLEWLVSLYNNNLNGILADEMGLGKTIQTIALITYLMEHKRINGPFLIIVPLSTLSNWAYEFDKWAPSVVKVSYKGSPAARRAFVPQLRSGKFNVLLTTYEYIIKDKHILAKIRWKYMIVDEGHRMKNHHCKLTQVLNTHYVAPRRLLLTGTPLQNKLPELWALLNFLLPTIFKSCSTFEQWFNAPFAMTGEKVDLNEEETILIIRRLHKVLRPFLLRRLKKEVEAQLPEKVEYVIKCDMSALQRVLYRHMQAKGVLLTDGSEKDKKGKGGTKTLMNTIMQLRKICNHPYMFQHIEESFSEHLGFTGGIVQGLDLYRASGKFELLDRILPKLRATNHKVLLFCQMTSLMTIMEDYFAYRGFKYLRLDGTTKAEDRGMLLKTFNEPGSEYFIFLLSTRAGGLGLNLQSADTVIIFDSDWNPHQDLQAQDRAHRIGQQNEVRVLRLCTVNSVEEKILAAAKYKLNVDQKVIQAGMFDQKSSSHERRAFLQAILEHEEQDEEEDEVPDDETVNQMIARHEEEFDLFMRMDLDRRREEARNPKRKPRLMEEDELPSWIIKDDAEVERLTCEEEEEKMFGRGSRHRKEVDYSDSLTEKQWLKVYMAIEEGTLEEIEEEVRQKKSSRKRKRDTDVGSATPTTSTRSRDKDDDSKKQKKRGRPPAEKLSPNPPNLTKKMKKIVDAVIKYKDSSGRQLSEVFIQLPSRKELPEYYELIRKPVDFKKIKERIRNHKYRSLNDLEKDVMLLCQNAQTFNLEGSLIYEDSIVLQSVFTSVRQKIEKEEESEGEDSEEEEEGEEEGSESESRSVKVKIKLGRKEKAQDRLKGRRRTSRGSRAKPVVSDDDSEEEQEEDRSGSGTEED; from the exons ATGTCGACTCCGGATCCTCCGATGGGAGGAACGCCTCGCCCGGGGCCCTCTCCGGGGCCGGGCCCCTCTCCGGGCGCCATGCTGGGACCCAGCCCGGGACCCTCTCCCGGCTCTGCACACAGTATGATGGGACCCAGCCCCGGACCACCCTCGGCAGGACACCCGCTGCCGCCTCAGGGGCCGGGGGGCTACGCTCAGGACAACATGCATCAGATGCACAAG cccatggactCCATGCATGAGAAGGGAATAACCGACGATCCTCGCTACAGCCAGATGAAAGGGATGGGAATGCGGCCCGGCGGGCACGCGGGAATGGGTCCTCCTCCGAGCCCGATGGATCAACACTCTCAAG GTTACCCTTCTCCGCTCGGCGGCTCCGAGCACGCCTCGAGTCCGGTTCCGGCTAACGGTCCGTCCTCTGGCCCTCAGATGTCCTCTGGCCCCGGCGGAGTCCCCTTGGATGGCACTGACCCCCAAGCGCTGGGGCAGCAGAACCGGGGCCCGACCCCTTTTAACCAGAACCAGCTGCACCAGCTGAGAGCTCAGATCATGGCCTACAAGATGCTGGCCAGAGGCCAGCCTCTCCCTGACCACCTTCAGATGGCGGTGCAGGGGAAGCGACCCATGCCTGGAATGCAGCAGCAAATGCCGACACTACCTCCGCCCTCCGTGTCCGGGACAGGACCCGTGCAAGGACCAGTGCAAGGGCCTGGACCGGGACCGACACCTCCAAACTATAACAGACCTCACG GTATAGGAGGGCCTAACATGCCCCCTCCCGGACCCTCAGGAGTTCCCCCAGGAATGCCTGGGCAACCCCCCGGCGGCCCCCCCAAGCCCTGGCCGGAAG GACCAATGGCAAATGCTGCAGCCCCCACTAGCACACCTCAGAAACTGATTCCTCCCCAGCCCACCGGCCGGCCCTCGCCAGCCCCCCCGGCGGTGCCTCCCGCGGCGTCGCCCGTGATGCCGCCCCAGACGCAGTCTCCCGGGCAGCCGGCCCAGCCGGCCCCCATGGTGCAGCTCCACCAGAAGCAGAACCGGATCACGCCCATCCAGAAACCCAGAGGACTCGACCCGGTGGAAATCCTGCAGGAGAGGGAGTACAG gctGCAAGCTCGCATCGCTCACAGAATCCAAGAGCTGGAAAACCTTCCTGGCTCCCTGGCTGGTGACCTGAGAACCAAAGCTACCATTGAACTTAAAGCACTAAGGCTGCTTAATTTTCAGCGACAG CTGCGTCAGGAAGTCGTGGTGTGCATGAGGCGAGACACAGCCTTGGAAACGGCCCTGAACGCCAAGGCGTACAAGCGCAGCAAGCGGCAGTCCCTGCGCGAGGCTCGCATCACCgagaagctggagaagcagcagaagattGAGCAAGAACGGAAACGCAGGCAGAAGCACCAG gAATACCTCAATAGCATTCTCCAGCACGCTAAAGATTTCAAGGAATACCATCGCTCCGTCACAGGCAAAATTCAAAAGCTGACCAAGGCGGTGGCTACTTACCACGCCAACACGGAGCGCgagcagaagaaggaaaacgAGAGGATCGAGAAGGAGAGAATGCGCCGTCTGATG GCTGAAGATGAGGAAGGGTACCGCAAACTCATCGATCAGAAGAAGGACAAGCGCTTGGcctacctgctgcagcagacGGACGAGTACGTAGCCAACCTGACGGAGCTGGTGCGGCAGCACAAGGCCGCGCAGGTGGccaaggagaagaagaagaaaaagaaaaagaag aAGGCAGAGAATGCGGAAGGGCAGACTCCGGCGATCGGACCAGATGGCGAA CCACTGGACGAGACGAGCCAAATGAGCGATCTCCCTGTCAAAGTGATCCACGTGGAGAGCGGCAAGATCCTCACCGGCACCGATGCCCCGAAGGCGGGGCAGCTGGAAGCCTGGCTGGAGATGAACCCCGG aTATGAAGTAGCTCCAAGATCTGACAGTGAAGAAAGTGggtcagaagaggaggaggag gaggaggaagaggagcaacCGCAACCTgctcagcctgccctgcctgtggaggagaagaaaaagatccCCGATCCAGACAGCGACGATGTCTCAGAAGTGGATGCCAGACACATTATCGA GAATGCTAAGCAAGACGTTGATGATGAATACGGGGTGTCTCAAGCGCTGGCGAGGGGCCTGCAGTCGTACTACGCCGTGGCCCACGCCGTCACCGAGAGGGTGGACAAGCAGTCCACGCTGATGGTCAACGGGGTCCTCAAGCAGTACCAG ATCAAAGGTCTGGAGTGGCTGGTGTCCCTCTACAACAACAACCTGAACGGCATCCTGGCAGATGAAATGGGTCTGGGCAAAACCATCCAGACCATCGCTTTAATCACATACCTCATGGAGCACAAACGGATCAACGGACCCTTCCTCATTATCGTACCTCTCTC aactctGTCGAATTGGGCGTATGAGTTTGACAAATGGGCTCCTTCTGTGGTGAAGGTCTCGTACAAG GGCTCTCCAGCAGCAAGACGGGCATTCGTACCTCAGCTCCGAAGCGGGAAATTCAATGTCTTGCTCACTACTTATGAATATATCATCAAAGATAAGCACATCCTGGCCAAG ATCCGCTGGAAGTACATGATCGTGGACGAGGGCCACAGAATGAAGAACCACCACTGCAAACTCACCCAGGTCCTCAACACGCACTACGTGGCCCCGCGCCGTCTGCTGCTGACGGGAACCCCGCTGCAGAACAAGCTCCCGGAGCTGTGGGCCCTGCTCAATTTCCTCCTGCCCACCATCTTCAAGAGCTGTAGCACATTCGAGCAGTGGTTTAACGCTCCTTTCGCCATGACGGGAGAAAAG GTGGACCTGAACGAAGAAGAAACCATCCTGATCATTCGGCGCTTGCACAAAGTGCTGCGCCCCTTCCTGCTGCGGAGGCTGAAGAAGGAAGTAGAAGCGCAGCTGCCTGAAAAG GTGGAGTACGTGATCAAGTGTGACATGTCCGCTCTGCAGAGGGTCCTCTACAGGCACATGCAGGCCAAGGGGGTGCTCCTCACGGACGGCTCCGAGAAGGACAAAAAG GGTAAAGGCGGTACGAAAACCTTAATGAACACGATCATGCAGCTGCGGAAGATCTGCAACCACCCCTACATGTTTCAGCATATAGAG GAATCCTTTTCTGAGCACTTGGGGTTCACGGGAGGTATCGTGCAAGG aCTGGATTTGTACCGTGCCTCAGGCAAATTTGAGCTCCTCGACAGAATTCTCCCCAAACTACGAGCCACCAACCACAAGGTGCTGCTCTTCTGCCAGATGACCTCCCTCATGACCATCATGGAAGATTATTTTGCTTACCGCGGATTCAAATACCTCAGGCTGGACG GCACCACTAAAGCGGAAGACCGGGGCATGTTGTTAAAGACTTTCAATGAGCCAGGCTCCGAgtacttcatttttttgctgagcACTCGGGCTGGTGGGCTGGGTCTGAACCTCCAGTCTGCCGATACTGTGATTATCTTTGACAGCGACTGGAACCCTCACcag GACCTGCAGGCGCAAGACCGAGCGCACCGCATCGGGCAGCAGAACGAAGTGCGCGTTCTCCGGCTCTGCACCGTCAACAGCGTGGAGGAGAAGATCCTTGCCGCCGCCAAATACAAGCTGAATGTTGATCAGAAGGTTATCCAAGCCGGCATGTTTGACCAGAAGTCCTCGAGCCACGAGCGAAGAGCCTTCCTCCAGGCTATCTTGGAGCACGAGGAGCAGGACGAG GAAGAAGACGAAGTTCCCGATGACGAAACGGTCAACCAGATGATTGCGCGGCACGAAGAGGAGTTTGACCTTTTCATG CGCATGGACCTGGACCGCAGGCGGGAGGAGGCGCGAAACCCCAAGCGCAAACCGCGCCTGATGGAGGAGGACGAGCTGCCATCTTGGATCATCAAGGATGATGCCGAGGTGGAGAGGTTGAcgtgtgaggaggaggaggaaaagatgtTTGGGCGAGGCTCGCGGCACCGTAAGGAGGTGGACTACAGCGACTCGCTGACGGAAAAGCAGTGGCTCAAGGTATACATG GCGATCGAGGAGGGGACGCTGGAGGAGATCGAGGAGGAGGTGCGCCAGAAAAAATCCTCCCGTAAACGCAAGCGGGACACGGACGTCGGCTCCGCCActcccaccaccagcacccgCAGCCGGGATAAGGACGATGatagcaaaaagcagaagaagcGCGGCAGGCCGCCGGCGGAGAAACTCTCCCCGAACCCCCCCAACCTcaccaaaaaaatgaagaagatcGTGGACGCCGTCATCAAGTATAAGGACAG TAGTGGACGGCAGCTCAGCGAAGTCTTCATCCAGCTGCCTTCCCGCAAGGAGCTGCCGGAGTACTACGAGCTCATCCGCAAGCCCGTCGACTTCAAGAAAATCAAG GAGCGCATCCGCAACCACAAGTACCGGAGCCTGAACGACCTGGAGAAGGACGTCATGCTGCTGTGCCAGAACGCGCAGACCTTCAACCTCGAGGGCTCTCTG atcTACGAGGACTCCATCGTCCTGCAGTCCGTCTTCACCAGCGTGAGGCAGAAAAttgagaaggaggaggagagcgaAGGTGAGgacagtgaggaggaggaggaaggagaagaggaaggatcCGAATCCGAGT CTCGCTCCGTCAAGGTGAAGATCAAGCTGGGGCGGAAGGAGAAGGCGCAGGACCGGCTGAAGGGCCGCCGGCGCACCAGCCGCGGCTCCCGCGCCAAGCCCGTGGTGAGCGACGAC
- the SMARCA4 gene encoding transcription activator BRG1 isoform X5 encodes MSTPDPPMGGTPRPGPSPGPGPSPGAMLGPSPGPSPGSAHSMMGPSPGPPSAGHPLPPQGPGGYAQDNMHQMHKPMDSMHEKGITDDPRYSQMKGMGMRPGGHAGMGPPPSPMDQHSQGYPSPLGGSEHASSPVPANGPSSGPQMSSGPGGVPLDGTDPQALGQQNRGPTPFNQNQLHQLRAQIMAYKMLARGQPLPDHLQMAVQGKRPMPGMQQQMPTLPPPSVSGTGPVQGPVQGPGPGPTPPNYNRPHGIGGPNMPPPGPSGVPPGMPGQPPGGPPKPWPEGPMANAAAPTSTPQKLIPPQPTGRPSPAPPAVPPAASPVMPPQTQSPGQPAQPAPMVQLHQKQNRITPIQKPRGLDPVEILQEREYRLQARIAHRIQELENLPGSLAGDLRTKATIELKALRLLNFQRQLRQEVVVCMRRDTALETALNAKAYKRSKRQSLREARITEKLEKQQKIEQERKRRQKHQEYLNSILQHAKDFKEYHRSVTGKIQKLTKAVATYHANTEREQKKENERIEKERMRRLMAEDEEGYRKLIDQKKDKRLAYLLQQTDEYVANLTELVRQHKAAQVAKEKKKKKKKKKAENAEGQTPAIGPDGEPLDETSQMSDLPVKVIHVESGKILTGTDAPKAGQLEAWLEMNPGYEVAPRSDSEESGSEEEEEEEEEEQPQPAQPALPVEEKKKIPDPDSDDVSEVDARHIIENAKQDVDDEYGVSQALARGLQSYYAVAHAVTERVDKQSTLMVNGVLKQYQIKGLEWLVSLYNNNLNGILADEMGLGKTIQTIALITYLMEHKRINGPFLIIVPLSTLSNWAYEFDKWAPSVVKVSYKGSPAARRAFVPQLRSGKFNVLLTTYEYIIKDKHILAKIRWKYMIVDEGHRMKNHHCKLTQVLNTHYVAPRRLLLTGTPLQNKLPELWALLNFLLPTIFKSCSTFEQWFNAPFAMTGEKVDLNEEETILIIRRLHKVLRPFLLRRLKKEVEAQLPEKVEYVIKCDMSALQRVLYRHMQAKGVLLTDGSEKDKKGKGGTKTLMNTIMQLRKICNHPYMFQHIEESFSEHLGFTGGIVQGLDLYRASGKFELLDRILPKLRATNHKVLLFCQMTSLMTIMEDYFAYRGFKYLRLDGTTKAEDRGMLLKTFNEPGSEYFIFLLSTRAGGLGLNLQSADTVIIFDSDWNPHQDLQAQDRAHRIGQQNEVRVLRLCTVNSVEEKILAAAKYKLNVDQKVIQAGMFDQKSSSHERRAFLQAILEHEEQDEEEDEVPDDETVNQMIARHEEEFDLFMRMDLDRRREEARNPKRKPRLMEEDELPSWIIKDDAEVERLTCEEEEEKMFGRGSRHRKEVDYSDSLTEKQWLKVYMAIEEGTLEEIEEEVRQKKSSRKRKRDTDVGSATPTTSTRSRDKDDDSKKQKKRGRPPAEKLSPNPPNLTKKMKKIVDAVIKYKDSSSGRQLSEVFIQLPSRKELPEYYELIRKPVDFKKIKERIRNHKYRSLNDLEKDVMLLCQNAQTFNLEGSLIYEDSIVLQSVFTSVRQKIEKEEESEGEDSEEEEEGEEEGSESESRSVKVKIKLGRKEKAQDRLKGRRRTSRGSRAKPVVSDDDSEEEQEEDRSGSGTEED; translated from the exons ATGTCGACTCCGGATCCTCCGATGGGAGGAACGCCTCGCCCGGGGCCCTCTCCGGGGCCGGGCCCCTCTCCGGGCGCCATGCTGGGACCCAGCCCGGGACCCTCTCCCGGCTCTGCACACAGTATGATGGGACCCAGCCCCGGACCACCCTCGGCAGGACACCCGCTGCCGCCTCAGGGGCCGGGGGGCTACGCTCAGGACAACATGCATCAGATGCACAAG cccatggactCCATGCATGAGAAGGGAATAACCGACGATCCTCGCTACAGCCAGATGAAAGGGATGGGAATGCGGCCCGGCGGGCACGCGGGAATGGGTCCTCCTCCGAGCCCGATGGATCAACACTCTCAAG GTTACCCTTCTCCGCTCGGCGGCTCCGAGCACGCCTCGAGTCCGGTTCCGGCTAACGGTCCGTCCTCTGGCCCTCAGATGTCCTCTGGCCCCGGCGGAGTCCCCTTGGATGGCACTGACCCCCAAGCGCTGGGGCAGCAGAACCGGGGCCCGACCCCTTTTAACCAGAACCAGCTGCACCAGCTGAGAGCTCAGATCATGGCCTACAAGATGCTGGCCAGAGGCCAGCCTCTCCCTGACCACCTTCAGATGGCGGTGCAGGGGAAGCGACCCATGCCTGGAATGCAGCAGCAAATGCCGACACTACCTCCGCCCTCCGTGTCCGGGACAGGACCCGTGCAAGGACCAGTGCAAGGGCCTGGACCGGGACCGACACCTCCAAACTATAACAGACCTCACG GTATAGGAGGGCCTAACATGCCCCCTCCCGGACCCTCAGGAGTTCCCCCAGGAATGCCTGGGCAACCCCCCGGCGGCCCCCCCAAGCCCTGGCCGGAAG GACCAATGGCAAATGCTGCAGCCCCCACTAGCACACCTCAGAAACTGATTCCTCCCCAGCCCACCGGCCGGCCCTCGCCAGCCCCCCCGGCGGTGCCTCCCGCGGCGTCGCCCGTGATGCCGCCCCAGACGCAGTCTCCCGGGCAGCCGGCCCAGCCGGCCCCCATGGTGCAGCTCCACCAGAAGCAGAACCGGATCACGCCCATCCAGAAACCCAGAGGACTCGACCCGGTGGAAATCCTGCAGGAGAGGGAGTACAG gctGCAAGCTCGCATCGCTCACAGAATCCAAGAGCTGGAAAACCTTCCTGGCTCCCTGGCTGGTGACCTGAGAACCAAAGCTACCATTGAACTTAAAGCACTAAGGCTGCTTAATTTTCAGCGACAG CTGCGTCAGGAAGTCGTGGTGTGCATGAGGCGAGACACAGCCTTGGAAACGGCCCTGAACGCCAAGGCGTACAAGCGCAGCAAGCGGCAGTCCCTGCGCGAGGCTCGCATCACCgagaagctggagaagcagcagaagattGAGCAAGAACGGAAACGCAGGCAGAAGCACCAG gAATACCTCAATAGCATTCTCCAGCACGCTAAAGATTTCAAGGAATACCATCGCTCCGTCACAGGCAAAATTCAAAAGCTGACCAAGGCGGTGGCTACTTACCACGCCAACACGGAGCGCgagcagaagaaggaaaacgAGAGGATCGAGAAGGAGAGAATGCGCCGTCTGATG GCTGAAGATGAGGAAGGGTACCGCAAACTCATCGATCAGAAGAAGGACAAGCGCTTGGcctacctgctgcagcagacGGACGAGTACGTAGCCAACCTGACGGAGCTGGTGCGGCAGCACAAGGCCGCGCAGGTGGccaaggagaagaagaagaaaaagaaaaagaag aAGGCAGAGAATGCGGAAGGGCAGACTCCGGCGATCGGACCAGATGGCGAA CCACTGGACGAGACGAGCCAAATGAGCGATCTCCCTGTCAAAGTGATCCACGTGGAGAGCGGCAAGATCCTCACCGGCACCGATGCCCCGAAGGCGGGGCAGCTGGAAGCCTGGCTGGAGATGAACCCCGG aTATGAAGTAGCTCCAAGATCTGACAGTGAAGAAAGTGggtcagaagaggaggaggag gaggaggaagaggagcaacCGCAACCTgctcagcctgccctgcctgtggaggagaagaaaaagatccCCGATCCAGACAGCGACGATGTCTCAGAAGTGGATGCCAGACACATTATCGA GAATGCTAAGCAAGACGTTGATGATGAATACGGGGTGTCTCAAGCGCTGGCGAGGGGCCTGCAGTCGTACTACGCCGTGGCCCACGCCGTCACCGAGAGGGTGGACAAGCAGTCCACGCTGATGGTCAACGGGGTCCTCAAGCAGTACCAG ATCAAAGGTCTGGAGTGGCTGGTGTCCCTCTACAACAACAACCTGAACGGCATCCTGGCAGATGAAATGGGTCTGGGCAAAACCATCCAGACCATCGCTTTAATCACATACCTCATGGAGCACAAACGGATCAACGGACCCTTCCTCATTATCGTACCTCTCTC aactctGTCGAATTGGGCGTATGAGTTTGACAAATGGGCTCCTTCTGTGGTGAAGGTCTCGTACAAG GGCTCTCCAGCAGCAAGACGGGCATTCGTACCTCAGCTCCGAAGCGGGAAATTCAATGTCTTGCTCACTACTTATGAATATATCATCAAAGATAAGCACATCCTGGCCAAG ATCCGCTGGAAGTACATGATCGTGGACGAGGGCCACAGAATGAAGAACCACCACTGCAAACTCACCCAGGTCCTCAACACGCACTACGTGGCCCCGCGCCGTCTGCTGCTGACGGGAACCCCGCTGCAGAACAAGCTCCCGGAGCTGTGGGCCCTGCTCAATTTCCTCCTGCCCACCATCTTCAAGAGCTGTAGCACATTCGAGCAGTGGTTTAACGCTCCTTTCGCCATGACGGGAGAAAAG GTGGACCTGAACGAAGAAGAAACCATCCTGATCATTCGGCGCTTGCACAAAGTGCTGCGCCCCTTCCTGCTGCGGAGGCTGAAGAAGGAAGTAGAAGCGCAGCTGCCTGAAAAG GTGGAGTACGTGATCAAGTGTGACATGTCCGCTCTGCAGAGGGTCCTCTACAGGCACATGCAGGCCAAGGGGGTGCTCCTCACGGACGGCTCCGAGAAGGACAAAAAG GGTAAAGGCGGTACGAAAACCTTAATGAACACGATCATGCAGCTGCGGAAGATCTGCAACCACCCCTACATGTTTCAGCATATAGAG GAATCCTTTTCTGAGCACTTGGGGTTCACGGGAGGTATCGTGCAAGG aCTGGATTTGTACCGTGCCTCAGGCAAATTTGAGCTCCTCGACAGAATTCTCCCCAAACTACGAGCCACCAACCACAAGGTGCTGCTCTTCTGCCAGATGACCTCCCTCATGACCATCATGGAAGATTATTTTGCTTACCGCGGATTCAAATACCTCAGGCTGGACG GCACCACTAAAGCGGAAGACCGGGGCATGTTGTTAAAGACTTTCAATGAGCCAGGCTCCGAgtacttcatttttttgctgagcACTCGGGCTGGTGGGCTGGGTCTGAACCTCCAGTCTGCCGATACTGTGATTATCTTTGACAGCGACTGGAACCCTCACcag GACCTGCAGGCGCAAGACCGAGCGCACCGCATCGGGCAGCAGAACGAAGTGCGCGTTCTCCGGCTCTGCACCGTCAACAGCGTGGAGGAGAAGATCCTTGCCGCCGCCAAATACAAGCTGAATGTTGATCAGAAGGTTATCCAAGCCGGCATGTTTGACCAGAAGTCCTCGAGCCACGAGCGAAGAGCCTTCCTCCAGGCTATCTTGGAGCACGAGGAGCAGGACGAG GAAGAAGACGAAGTTCCCGATGACGAAACGGTCAACCAGATGATTGCGCGGCACGAAGAGGAGTTTGACCTTTTCATG CGCATGGACCTGGACCGCAGGCGGGAGGAGGCGCGAAACCCCAAGCGCAAACCGCGCCTGATGGAGGAGGACGAGCTGCCATCTTGGATCATCAAGGATGATGCCGAGGTGGAGAGGTTGAcgtgtgaggaggaggaggaaaagatgtTTGGGCGAGGCTCGCGGCACCGTAAGGAGGTGGACTACAGCGACTCGCTGACGGAAAAGCAGTGGCTCAAGGTATACATG GCGATCGAGGAGGGGACGCTGGAGGAGATCGAGGAGGAGGTGCGCCAGAAAAAATCCTCCCGTAAACGCAAGCGGGACACGGACGTCGGCTCCGCCActcccaccaccagcacccgCAGCCGGGATAAGGACGATGatagcaaaaagcagaagaagcGCGGCAGGCCGCCGGCGGAGAAACTCTCCCCGAACCCCCCCAACCTcaccaaaaaaatgaagaagatcGTGGACGCCGTCATCAAGTATAAGGACAG TAGTAGTGGACGGCAGCTCAGCGAAGTCTTCATCCAGCTGCCTTCCCGCAAGGAGCTGCCGGAGTACTACGAGCTCATCCGCAAGCCCGTCGACTTCAAGAAAATCAAG GAGCGCATCCGCAACCACAAGTACCGGAGCCTGAACGACCTGGAGAAGGACGTCATGCTGCTGTGCCAGAACGCGCAGACCTTCAACCTCGAGGGCTCTCTG atcTACGAGGACTCCATCGTCCTGCAGTCCGTCTTCACCAGCGTGAGGCAGAAAAttgagaaggaggaggagagcgaAGGTGAGgacagtgaggaggaggaggaaggagaagaggaaggatcCGAATCCGAGT CTCGCTCCGTCAAGGTGAAGATCAAGCTGGGGCGGAAGGAGAAGGCGCAGGACCGGCTGAAGGGCCGCCGGCGCACCAGCCGCGGCTCCCGCGCCAAGCCCGTGGTGAGCGACGAC